In one window of Bizionia sp. M204 DNA:
- a CDS encoding STAS domain-containing protein — protein sequence MSLVISNYNNFFNVKGILDKKSVGMFQEEFENVFDKLQSVTISIEELDSIDKFGVMALAKLHNESLLKKKQLSIIGFGCKDLYDHFKTNDAA from the coding sequence ATGAGTTTAGTAATTTCAAACTATAACAACTTTTTTAACGTAAAAGGTATCCTTGATAAAAAGTCTGTTGGTATGTTTCAAGAGGAATTTGAAAACGTATTCGATAAGTTGCAATCCGTAACCATTAGTATCGAAGAGTTAGATAGCATAGATAAATTTGGTGTTATGGCACTGGCAAAATTGCACAACGAATCCCTATTAAAAAAGAAGCAATTATCTATTATAGGTTTTGGATGTAAAGATTTGTACGATCATTTTAAAACCAATGATGCGGCCTAA
- the hemW gene encoding radical SAM family heme chaperone HemW: protein MAGIYIHIPFCKQACHYCDFHFSTSLKKKDELLQALVTELQLRKDEFKNIQVETIYFGGGTPSLLNKDELKVLIDAVYENYEVSDNPEITLEANPDDLMAAKDASTTVFQDYKSIGINRLSIGIQSFFESDLKLMNRAHNSAEAKIAMEEATQYFDNISVDLIYGIPGSTTEQWQENIETALAFNMPHISSYALTVEPKTALASFIKKGIIANVDDALAEQQFHILVDTLTQHGYVHYELSNFGKPDYFSRNNSAYWQGKPYLGIGPSAHSFNGKERGWNVRNNSKYINALTENNLPIEIEKLSKTDQYNEYIMTGLRTIWGVSLEKIEQDFGLRFKELLLKESEKHIRNQLLYIKDNTLRVTKKGLFLSDGIASDLFLLN from the coding sequence ATGGCCGGAATTTACATCCACATCCCGTTTTGCAAACAAGCGTGTCATTATTGTGACTTTCATTTTTCTACCTCGCTTAAAAAGAAAGATGAATTGCTTCAGGCTTTAGTAACTGAACTTCAATTGCGAAAGGACGAATTCAAAAATATCCAAGTTGAAACCATTTATTTTGGAGGTGGTACACCAAGTCTTTTAAATAAAGATGAATTGAAAGTGCTCATTGATGCCGTTTATGAAAATTATGAAGTTTCTGATAATCCTGAAATCACGTTGGAAGCCAATCCAGACGATTTAATGGCTGCAAAAGATGCATCAACAACGGTTTTTCAAGATTATAAAAGCATTGGCATAAACCGATTGTCCATAGGCATTCAATCCTTTTTTGAAAGCGATTTAAAACTGATGAATCGCGCGCACAATTCCGCAGAAGCTAAAATTGCTATGGAAGAGGCAACTCAATATTTCGATAATATTTCTGTCGATTTAATTTACGGAATTCCAGGTTCTACAACCGAACAATGGCAAGAAAATATTGAAACCGCATTAGCCTTTAATATGCCACATATTTCCAGTTACGCCCTAACGGTTGAACCCAAAACGGCTTTGGCTAGTTTTATTAAAAAAGGAATTATTGCTAATGTAGATGATGCCTTGGCAGAACAGCAATTTCATATTTTGGTTGATACGCTCACCCAACATGGCTATGTGCATTATGAACTTTCTAATTTTGGAAAGCCTGATTATTTTAGCCGAAACAATTCAGCCTATTGGCAAGGGAAACCGTATCTAGGAATTGGACCTTCAGCACATTCGTTTAATGGAAAGGAACGTGGTTGGAATGTTAGAAATAATTCAAAATACATTAATGCTTTAACAGAAAACAATTTACCAATAGAAATTGAGAAACTATCCAAAACCGATCAATACAACGAGTATATCATGACAGGTTTACGCACCATTTGGGGCGTTTCATTAGAAAAAATAGAACAGGATTTTGGATTGCGTTTTAAAGAATTACTACTTAAAGAATCTGAAAAACATATCAGGAATCAGTTGCTGTATATTAAAGATAATACCTTGCGTGTAACTAAAAAAGGATTGTTTTTAAGTGATGGGATTGCGTCCGATTTATTTCTACTAAATTAA
- a CDS encoding AraC family transcriptional regulator: MKVLPFKIPKPEQDTLIYQEDFETSFYDKLHQHEEIQFSIILEGEGTLIVGDTVNFYSKNDILILDSNMPHVFKSDVKASEHSRMLSLFFTKESFGSDFFDLEELLELQKFFKRSKHGFKVTSHKKVLKKLFLKLEASSKLERFIVLLQLMKIASQANYESLSSFIYDKKYSDNEGKRMRDVLAFTMNQYTTNITLDAVAEVSNMTKNAFCKYFKKRTNKTYFQFLNELRIENACKLMQTQTDSSISEIAYQSGFNNISNFNRQFKMIKGKSPNNYRKNPNS, translated from the coding sequence ATGAAAGTACTTCCATTTAAAATTCCAAAACCAGAACAAGATACTCTAATTTATCAAGAGGATTTTGAAACGAGCTTTTATGATAAACTGCATCAACATGAAGAAATACAATTCAGTATTATTTTGGAAGGCGAAGGCACGCTGATTGTTGGTGACACGGTTAATTTCTATTCTAAAAACGACATTCTTATTTTAGATAGTAATATGCCACATGTATTTAAAAGTGATGTAAAAGCTTCCGAACACTCACGAATGTTATCATTGTTTTTTACGAAGGAGTCGTTTGGTTCTGATTTTTTTGACTTGGAAGAATTGCTGGAATTACAGAAATTTTTTAAGCGTTCCAAACATGGATTTAAAGTAACATCTCATAAAAAGGTTTTAAAAAAATTATTCTTAAAGCTTGAAGCATCTAGTAAATTAGAACGTTTTATAGTTTTACTACAATTAATGAAGATAGCGTCACAAGCTAACTACGAGAGTTTATCATCCTTTATATATGATAAAAAATATTCCGATAATGAAGGAAAACGCATGCGTGATGTTTTGGCATTTACTATGAATCAATATACAACCAACATTACGCTTGATGCTGTTGCAGAAGTATCTAACATGACGAAAAACGCCTTTTGCAAATATTTTAAAAAACGCACCAACAAAACCTATTTTCAATTTTTAAATGAATTGCGTATTGAAAACGCGTGTAAGCTTATGCAAACACAAACGGATAGTTCCATTTCTGAAATTGCCTATCAATCTGGTTTTAATAATATTTCGAATTTTAATCGGCAATTTAAAATGATAAAGGGAAAATCACCCAACAACTATCGGAAAAATCCGAATTCATAG
- a CDS encoding cyclase family protein has product MIATIETNSKKYKIDLSKPLDISIPLRASANNVNAWYQDPPKIEPVQDGDWIASVAEGADINFNNISFNPHAHGTHTECVGHLTKKTHSVNQNLKQFFFLAEVITVAPEKRKTDFFISKKQIQFALGNKKRDAVILRTIPNTIEKLNHQYSNTNPPFLLEEAAIYLREKGVKHLLIDLPSVDKEKDDGELLAHHAFWNTAGRKRMDATITELIFVPNTVADGTYFLNLQIAPFENDATPSKPILFEIE; this is encoded by the coding sequence ATGATTGCAACTATAGAAACCAATTCTAAAAAATATAAAATAGACTTATCTAAACCGTTAGACATCTCTATTCCTTTGCGTGCTTCGGCAAATAATGTGAACGCCTGGTATCAAGATCCACCTAAAATTGAACCGGTTCAAGATGGCGATTGGATAGCTAGTGTTGCAGAAGGTGCCGATATTAATTTCAATAATATTAGTTTTAATCCGCATGCGCACGGCACACACACGGAATGTGTTGGACACTTAACAAAAAAAACACATTCTGTAAATCAGAATTTAAAGCAGTTTTTCTTTTTAGCAGAAGTGATAACGGTTGCTCCAGAAAAACGGAAAACAGATTTTTTTATTTCCAAAAAACAAATCCAATTTGCTTTGGGAAATAAAAAGCGTGATGCCGTTATTTTAAGGACTATTCCAAATACAATTGAAAAATTAAATCATCAATACTCTAATACCAATCCGCCATTTTTATTAGAAGAAGCAGCTATATATTTACGCGAAAAAGGCGTGAAACATTTGCTGATTGATTTACCAAGTGTGGATAAAGAAAAAGATGATGGCGAACTGCTGGCACATCATGCCTTTTGGAATACAGCCGGAAGAAAACGGATGGATGCAACGATTACCGAATTGATTTTTGTGCCAAATACCGTTGCAGATGGCACGTATTTTTTAAATCTTCAAATTGCACCTTTTGAAAATGATGCCACACCAAGCAAACCAATTTTGTTCGAAATTGAGTAA
- a CDS encoding tRNA-binding protein: MITKNLNWEDFLKVDMRIGTILSAEIFKEAKNPAYKLIVDFGALGKLKTSAQITNLYEIDELIGRQVVAIVNFPAKQIANIMSECLILGGLGEDKDVVLLQPERQMPNGSKIS, translated from the coding sequence ATGATAACTAAAAATTTAAATTGGGAAGATTTTTTAAAAGTTGACATGCGGATTGGAACAATTCTATCCGCAGAAATTTTTAAGGAAGCTAAAAATCCCGCCTATAAATTGATAGTAGATTTTGGTGCGTTGGGCAAGTTGAAAACGTCAGCTCAAATAACAAACCTATATGAAATTGATGAACTTATAGGAAGGCAGGTGGTGGCTATTGTAAATTTTCCAGCAAAACAAATAGCCAACATCATGAGTGAATGCTTAATTTTAGGAGGATTAGGAGAAGATAAAGATGTGGTCTTATTGCAGCCTGAACGTCAAATGCCAAACGGTTCAAAAATATCGTGA
- a CDS encoding DUF4230 domain-containing protein, whose protein sequence is MDILFGLIVGIIIALIAVFYFRSQQVKQQTNTQSVILLDKIKMVCKFISVEGDFAEIYHYENVKERFLSLVSGRKKALIVINAKAHVGFDFSKVKLEANTATKTIILKHFPKPEILSIETNLDYYDKKEGMFNRFQASDLTGLQAEAKKHILDKVPESGLYKLAQREAVEAISLIENLVMTIGWKIDYSAIELPDIEDSKETKELKN, encoded by the coding sequence ATGGATATACTTTTTGGTTTAATAGTTGGTATCATCATAGCACTTATTGCCGTCTTTTATTTTAGAAGTCAGCAGGTCAAGCAGCAGACAAATACCCAATCTGTTATTCTTCTAGATAAAATAAAAATGGTTTGTAAATTCATTTCTGTTGAAGGGGATTTTGCCGAAATATACCATTATGAAAATGTTAAAGAACGTTTTTTAAGTCTCGTTAGTGGCAGAAAAAAAGCCTTAATAGTTATCAATGCTAAAGCACATGTAGGTTTCGATTTTTCCAAAGTCAAACTAGAAGCCAATACAGCCACAAAAACCATTATTTTAAAACACTTTCCCAAACCAGAAATATTGAGTATTGAAACCAATTTGGACTACTACGATAAAAAAGAAGGTATGTTTAATAGGTTTCAAGCATCGGATTTAACTGGACTCCAAGCTGAAGCTAAAAAGCATATTTTAGATAAAGTTCCTGAAAGTGGTTTGTATAAATTGGCACAACGGGAAGCGGTTGAAGCTATTTCGCTTATTGAAAATTTAGTCATGACAATTGGTTGGAAAATAGATTATTCAGCTATAGAATTACCCGATATTGAAGACTCAAAAGAAACCAAAGAACTTAAAAATTAG
- a CDS encoding glycosyltransferase yields the protein MVFIIAISITLAYLFLIGVLVYGFVKVPKFKLDDAPPKTAFSIIVPFRNEENNLPQLLKSIKDLDYPADLYEIILIDDSSEDHSVRIIKTFIENGLKHVTILKNKVKSTSPKKDAISKAIKNAKYDWVITTDADCRVPKLWLKSFDGIIQKSNLRLIAAPVNYYDIASFLDRFQTLDLLSLMGTTIGGFGIKEPFLANGANLAYQKALFSELSGFEGSTEIASGDDVFLLQKAVKYNSDDVCYLKSIDATVETKPQRNWNQLVSQRLRWAAKSTSYKSFFAILTGIIVLLMNLLIIILIPIISFGILSLNDFIYIVLIKFCVDFLLIFKTSRFLNQESVLPSFLVSSLFYPFFTMYIISISFYKGYTWKGRTFKK from the coding sequence ATGGTATTTATTATTGCCATATCAATCACATTGGCATACCTATTTTTAATAGGTGTGTTGGTTTATGGGTTTGTAAAGGTTCCTAAATTTAAATTGGATGATGCACCTCCAAAAACAGCATTTTCCATTATCGTTCCTTTTAGAAATGAAGAAAATAATTTACCGCAACTTTTAAAATCGATTAAAGATTTAGACTATCCTGCAGATTTGTATGAGATTATTTTAATTGATGATAGCTCGGAAGATCATTCTGTTAGAATCATTAAAACCTTTATTGAAAACGGCTTAAAGCATGTAACGATTTTAAAGAATAAAGTGAAAAGCACATCACCTAAAAAAGATGCTATTTCCAAAGCCATAAAAAACGCCAAATATGATTGGGTTATTACCACGGATGCGGATTGCCGGGTTCCAAAACTTTGGTTAAAAAGCTTTGATGGTATTATTCAAAAAAGCAATTTGCGCTTAATTGCCGCGCCTGTAAATTACTATGATATTGCGTCGTTTTTAGACCGTTTTCAAACATTGGATTTGTTAAGTTTAATGGGCACGACCATTGGCGGGTTTGGAATTAAAGAACCTTTTCTAGCCAATGGTGCCAATTTAGCCTACCAAAAAGCGCTATTTTCCGAGTTATCCGGTTTTGAAGGCTCTACAGAAATAGCCAGTGGTGATGACGTTTTTTTACTACAAAAAGCAGTTAAATATAATTCGGATGATGTTTGTTATTTAAAATCTATTGATGCCACTGTAGAAACAAAACCGCAAAGAAACTGGAACCAATTAGTGTCCCAACGATTAAGATGGGCTGCCAAATCCACAAGCTATAAAAGCTTTTTTGCTATTCTAACTGGTATTATTGTTTTGCTCATGAATTTGCTCATTATTATTTTAATTCCGATAATTTCTTTTGGCATTTTAAGTTTGAATGATTTTATATACATTGTACTTATCAAGTTCTGTGTCGATTTTCTACTTATCTTTAAAACCAGCCGCTTTTTAAATCAAGAGTCTGTTTTGCCATCCTTTTTGGTATCCAGTCTCTTTTATCCATTTTTCACCATGTATATTATTTCCATATCATTTTATAAAGGTTATACGTGGAAAGGCCGAACCTTCAAGAAATAA
- a CDS encoding DUF4407 domain-containing protein: MLKQFFILCSGSDQDILNTCSNGEQNKYAGIGATVFFTAVMAFIAASYALYTVFDNYFIAMGFGVIWGLLIFNLDRFIVSTIKKRDHKINELLQATPRLLLAVIIAIVISKPLELKIFEKEINQVLLTEKNQMTLENQEEISKQFLPNIRNLETDISALKNQITVKETEVNALYDTYIQEAEGRAGTKLLGKGPVYQEKRDKHDMGLAELQDLKVSNQAKIEVLEKQIVDLRNNQQTQVQNTQPIIDGFDGLMARVNALQKLPWLPSFFIFLLFLAIETSPIIAKLLSLKGPYDYKLEDAESTVKTWATQKMNARNEILKTDMVLNNKIYKDISEEDELYNYKRKKARELMQLQADAFFQHQKKAL; the protein is encoded by the coding sequence ATGTTAAAACAATTTTTCATCCTCTGTTCTGGGTCTGACCAAGACATTTTAAACACCTGTTCCAATGGTGAGCAAAACAAATATGCCGGTATTGGCGCCACCGTTTTCTTTACGGCTGTTATGGCATTTATAGCAGCTAGTTATGCGCTTTACACCGTATTTGACAACTATTTTATAGCTATGGGTTTTGGTGTTATTTGGGGTTTACTCATTTTTAATTTAGACCGTTTTATTGTTTCTACTATTAAGAAACGTGATCATAAAATAAACGAACTACTTCAAGCCACACCACGACTCCTTTTGGCCGTCATTATTGCTATTGTTATTTCGAAACCATTAGAACTTAAAATTTTTGAAAAGGAGATCAATCAGGTGCTTTTAACTGAAAAGAACCAAATGACTCTTGAAAATCAGGAAGAGATTTCAAAACAATTCTTACCAAACATCCGCAATTTAGAAACAGATATTTCCGCTCTTAAAAACCAAATTACGGTAAAAGAAACCGAGGTTAATGCCTTATACGACACGTATATTCAAGAGGCGGAAGGAAGGGCTGGCACCAAACTATTAGGCAAAGGACCCGTTTACCAAGAAAAACGCGATAAACATGATATGGGTTTAGCCGAACTTCAAGATTTGAAAGTAAGCAATCAGGCTAAAATAGAAGTGCTTGAAAAGCAGATAGTAGATTTACGAAACAATCAACAAACGCAAGTACAAAATACACAACCCATTATTGATGGTTTTGATGGATTGATGGCACGCGTAAATGCGCTTCAGAAATTGCCTTGGCTCCCATCATTCTTTATTTTTCTATTGTTTTTGGCTATTGAAACATCACCAATTATTGCCAAATTATTATCGCTTAAAGGGCCTTATGATTACAAATTAGAAGATGCGGAGAGCACCGTAAAAACTTGGGCTACGCAAAAAATGAATGCGCGCAACGAGATTTTGAAAACAGATATGGTTTTGAATAATAAAATTTATAAAGATATTTCAGAAGAAGACGAACTTTACAATTATAAGCGTAAAAAAGCACGGGAACTTATGCAGTTGCAAGCGGATGCATTTTTTCAGCATCAGAAAAAGGCGCTTTAA
- a CDS encoding alkylphosphonate utilization protein gives MSVLQMIQERSNNTCELCTSTNDLKQYTIPPSLNENVANDVLVCKTCLDQIEENTDMDPNHWRCLNDSMWSEHVAVQIMAWRMLQRLRSEGWPKDLLDMMYLDDEALALARATGEHEDEANKIIHRDVNGVILDNGDSVVLIKDLKVKGSSMVAKQGTAVRNIRLDHENAEFIEGKVDGQHIVIITKYVKKT, from the coding sequence ATGAGCGTATTACAAATGATTCAAGAACGCAGTAATAATACTTGCGAATTATGTACATCCACTAACGACTTAAAACAATATACCATTCCGCCATCTTTAAATGAAAACGTGGCCAATGATGTTTTGGTTTGTAAAACCTGTTTGGATCAAATTGAAGAAAACACAGACATGGACCCCAATCATTGGCGTTGTTTAAATGATAGTATGTGGAGTGAGCATGTTGCGGTTCAAATTATGGCATGGCGTATGCTCCAACGTTTACGAAGTGAAGGTTGGCCAAAAGATTTATTGGATATGATGTATTTGGATGATGAGGCATTAGCATTAGCTCGCGCGACAGGCGAACATGAAGATGAAGCCAATAAAATCATTCATCGTGATGTAAATGGTGTAATTCTGGATAATGGCGATTCCGTTGTATTGATAAAAGATTTAAAAGTGAAGGGTTCTAGTATGGTTGCTAAACAAGGTACAGCTGTAAGAAACATTCGTTTAGATCATGAAAATGCCGAATTTATTGAGGGTAAAGTTGATGGTCAGCACATAGTGATTATTACCAAATATGTCAAGAAAACATAA
- a CDS encoding lysylphosphatidylglycerol synthase domain-containing protein yields MFGSIPHKTKQFFFVLIKLSIVVGAFYFIYNKLTANPDLNFQDFVNFLSENNQFTIKTISFLIILSFFNWFFEILKWQVLVSSFKKIAFYKAMEESLSSLTASLLTPNRIGEYGVKAVYYNSSERKQIVALNLLGNSLQMLVTVLLGSIGLYVFLNQYETAIDYYKIARFGAIILVIVAVGFIALSKSKVLFKGFSLQKIATYFKQLPYNIYSFGFLLAVIRYAIFSFQFYYILTLFGVSASYLNALTVITSMYFLGSVIPTIFIFDVIIKGSVAVYLFTIAGVNAFTILSTVTIMWILNVVIPSLFGSIFVLKFKLPKP; encoded by the coding sequence ATGTTTGGAAGTATTCCACACAAAACTAAACAATTCTTTTTTGTACTTATTAAATTGAGTATAGTTGTTGGTGCTTTTTATTTTATTTACAACAAATTGACTGCTAATCCCGATTTAAATTTTCAAGATTTTGTCAACTTTTTATCAGAAAACAATCAGTTTACCATTAAAACAATTAGTTTTTTAATCATTTTAAGCTTTTTTAATTGGTTTTTTGAAATTCTGAAATGGCAGGTGCTTGTGTCGTCATTTAAAAAAATAGCATTTTATAAAGCCATGGAAGAAAGTTTAAGCTCCTTAACAGCATCGTTGCTAACTCCCAACCGGATTGGCGAATATGGTGTTAAAGCCGTATATTACAATTCATCGGAACGCAAACAAATTGTAGCATTAAATTTACTCGGCAATAGTTTACAAATGCTGGTAACCGTTTTGCTAGGAAGCATCGGTTTATACGTATTTTTAAATCAATACGAAACGGCCATTGACTATTATAAAATTGCACGTTTTGGAGCAATCATTCTCGTTATTGTGGCAGTTGGCTTTATAGCGCTTTCAAAAAGTAAAGTCTTATTTAAAGGGTTTTCGCTTCAAAAAATTGCGACATACTTCAAACAATTACCTTATAATATTTATAGCTTCGGATTTTTATTAGCCGTCATTCGCTATGCCATTTTTTCTTTTCAATTTTACTACATATTAACATTATTTGGTGTGTCCGCATCCTATTTAAATGCACTAACCGTCATTACCAGCATGTATTTTTTAGGGTCTGTAATCCCTACCATTTTTATTTTTGACGTAATTATAAAAGGAAGCGTAGCCGTTTATTTATTTACAATTGCTGGTGTAAACGCTTTTACTATTTTAAGCACTGTAACGATTATGTGGATTTTAAATGTGGTGATTCCTAGTCTTTTTGGTAGTATATTTGTTTTAAAATTTAAACTTCCTAAACCCTAA
- a CDS encoding outer membrane beta-barrel protein, with protein MHIVFKQIKLAGLATVLFFMTASSFAQSEASRWKAQFSVGLNSPNSGGFVSGFEGKTINFPTIQLGVQRMFKPQYGVKLDYGFNRLDYDSGSPYFKINYSRINAQFVYDLTPIANFLPAQLGVVVHAGPGFSMVKPLSGYSENNTSFLNAMAGLEFHYTVSRTLSVFLDTSYIYGFSSEFSPVSDGFGSFNGNLFTATVGVSVSLSGCYYCD; from the coding sequence ATGCACATAGTTTTTAAACAAATTAAGTTGGCAGGTTTGGCAACGGTTTTATTTTTTATGACTGCAAGCAGTTTTGCTCAAAGTGAAGCGAGCCGATGGAAAGCGCAATTTTCTGTGGGACTAAACAGTCCAAACTCCGGAGGTTTTGTTTCGGGTTTTGAGGGAAAGACAATTAATTTTCCTACCATTCAATTAGGTGTTCAGCGCATGTTTAAACCGCAATATGGTGTAAAGTTGGATTACGGATTTAATCGTTTGGATTATGATTCAGGTTCGCCGTATTTTAAAATTAATTATTCTAGAATCAATGCTCAGTTTGTTTACGATTTAACGCCAATAGCTAATTTCTTGCCAGCACAATTAGGTGTTGTAGTGCATGCAGGTCCTGGGTTTTCTATGGTAAAACCCTTGAGTGGTTATTCTGAAAACAACACCTCATTTTTAAATGCTATGGCTGGTTTGGAATTTCATTATACTGTTTCGCGAACGCTTTCTGTGTTTCTAGATACGTCATATATTTACGGATTTAGCTCGGAATTTTCACCAGTTTCTGATGGATTTGGCTCCTTCAACGGCAACCTATTTACAGCAACAGTAGGTGTTTCCGTGTCATTAAGTGGTTGCTATTATTGTGATTAA
- the ruvC gene encoding crossover junction endodeoxyribonuclease RuvC, protein MGKEKIILGIDPGTTIMGFGLIKVVGKTMTFMQLNELDLKKYSDHYLKLKLIFERTIELIDTHHPDEIAIEAPFFGKNVQSMLKLGRAQGVAMAAGLSREIPITEYAPKKIKMAITGNGSASKEQVAKMLQSLLGLKTLPKNLDSMDGLAAAVCHFYNEGRIEIGKSYSGWDSFVKQNGDRVKKK, encoded by the coding sequence ATGGGGAAAGAAAAAATTATATTAGGCATTGATCCAGGCACAACCATCATGGGTTTTGGGCTAATAAAAGTGGTGGGAAAAACCATGACTTTTATGCAGTTAAATGAATTAGATTTAAAAAAATACAGCGACCATTACCTAAAACTAAAACTTATTTTTGAGCGCACCATTGAGCTAATTGATACGCATCATCCCGACGAAATTGCTATTGAAGCACCTTTCTTCGGGAAGAATGTGCAGAGTATGTTAAAGCTAGGTCGCGCGCAGGGTGTAGCTATGGCAGCTGGCTTAAGTAGAGAGATTCCCATTACGGAGTATGCCCCAAAAAAAATAAAAATGGCTATTACGGGGAATGGAAGTGCTAGTAAAGAACAAGTAGCCAAAATGCTTCAGAGTTTATTAGGACTAAAAACGCTACCTAAAAATTTAGATTCTATGGATGGTTTGGCAGCAGCTGTTTGTCATTTTTATAATGAAGGTCGCATAGAAATTGGAAAAAGTTATTCTGGTTGGGATAGTTTTGTCAAACAAAATGGAGATCGGGTTAAGAAGAAATGA
- a CDS encoding DUF4440 domain-containing protein, with protein MKSIYLILSLLFSVGTFAQSETSKTYLEDMQAIREVLRTQQDAWNKFDLEGFMQGYWKSDSLKFYGSNGVTKGWHKTLSNYKKGYPSKEYTGELQFTFNSISPIEDHSYYVMGEYHLKRAVGNAQGEFLIILKKINGEWKIIADMSS; from the coding sequence ATGAAATCTATTTATCTCATTTTAAGCCTCCTATTTTCAGTTGGCACATTTGCACAATCTGAAACATCTAAAACCTATCTTGAAGATATGCAAGCCATTCGTGAGGTTTTAAGAACACAACAGGACGCTTGGAATAAATTTGATTTAGAAGGGTTTATGCAAGGTTATTGGAAAAGCGATTCGTTAAAATTTTATGGAAGCAATGGTGTTACCAAAGGATGGCATAAAACGTTAAGCAATTATAAAAAAGGCTATCCTAGTAAAGAATATACGGGTGAATTACAATTTACATTTAATTCTATTTCGCCAATTGAAGACCATTCTTATTATGTTATGGGTGAATACCATTTAAAACGCGCGGTTGGTAATGCCCAAGGTGAATTTCTTATTATCTTAAAGAAAATAAACGGTGAATGGAAAATAATAGCAGATATGTCTAGCTAA
- a CDS encoding MmcQ/YjbR family DNA-binding protein, whose amino-acid sequence MNIEQLRDYCITKKGVTEHFPFDEDVLVFKVGNKMFLLTSLKNWEKNEATINLKCDPEYALGLRANYESVEPGYHMSKKHWNTISLYKGELAIPLVKQLIDDSYDLIVKSLSKKIRETLQ is encoded by the coding sequence GTGAATATAGAACAACTTCGTGATTATTGCATAACCAAAAAAGGGGTTACGGAGCATTTTCCGTTTGATGAAGATGTTCTAGTCTTTAAAGTAGGTAATAAAATGTTCCTACTAACCTCTTTAAAAAACTGGGAGAAAAATGAAGCCACAATTAACCTTAAATGCGACCCCGAATATGCTTTGGGATTACGCGCAAACTATGAAAGTGTAGAACCTGGTTATCACATGAGTAAAAAACATTGGAATACCATTAGTTTGTATAAAGGTGAATTAGCAATCCCGCTTGTAAAGCAGTTGATAGACGACTCCTATGATTTAATTGTAAAATCCTTATCCAAAAAAATCCGCGAAACACTTCAGTAA